The following proteins are encoded in a genomic region of bacterium:
- the dnaE gene encoding DNA polymerase III subunit alpha, whose product MPQKTFVHLHNHSDYSLLDGAMKAKAMAKRAAALGMPALALTDHGNMFGAVEFYLACRKVGIKPILGMEAYVAPDHSERSDDPQRRPHHTVLLARDETGWRNLMKLSSLGYLEGFYYKPRIDKVQLDAHRAGLVALSACLSGEPSRALKRGDVAAATRAAAEYKEILGRDRYFLEIQDHGIEAEARVRRHMPEVARAVGVGVVCTNDCHYLEREHAQAHDLLLCVGTNRQFDDPGRWRYDTDQIYLKSSEEMLKLFRDWPEAAANTLRIADMCDLELKLGELLLPAFPLPAGFDDEFAYLLHLAREGLSQRYGKITPGLQDRFEYEMRVIKQTGYAGYFLIVWDFIRAARERRIPVGPGRGSAAGSVVCYSLRITDIDPIVNNLLFERFLNPERISMPDIDVDFCFEKRPEIIRYVIDKYGKDNVSQIITFGTMAARGVIKDLARVLGFSFAEAEKISKLVPEGPGVSLRDCLDSVPGFKQVRNASPKHDMLLRNALVLEGMSRNPGIHAAGVLITPSPLIEHIPLFKSTKDDITSQFDMRMVEAMGLLKMDFLGLRTLTVIDKALDLVYRTTGRRLTPEQIPQDDPGTYALLQEGRTVGVFQLESSGMQELLRKMRPTAFEDIVAVNALFRPGPLGAGMDEVYVNCKHGRQAIHYPHPDLEPILKGTYGVILYQEQVMQISSLLGGFSMGQADTLRKAMGKKKREMMDNLRVLFLKGAQERGYERALAEKVYDEMAFFAEYGFNKSHSASYAVLSIQTAWLKAHYPGEFMAATMTTEMSKSDRVTQLIDEVKRLGLRINPPSVNKPSSEFEVRDGEIIFGMGAVKHVGAKAIEEIAAVRGTRECDFTDLYEFCEQIDLAAVNRKVLESLVHAGALDDLAGHRRQLIANLDRAMQYGNRVAREKAQGQASLFGSAVEASTRPTVDDCSPYDPLDELSLERAAVGFFLSGHPFHEYREFMDSLPVSTTRRAAGLGDGAWVDLAGVVTSLTEARDRNKRLYARCHFEDKRGLIEMIVYADLYERTAELVGSDSILVVGGRVRVKTDGVREIVADRVVAVDMALRDWTGEVLLSLDLDAADPQATERLEEFVRWAALPGVGEAGGSLTPRTVPLLVEVSREGKRWLLRSRTRQVALSLHTLRRMRDLPGVETIRIRCGLPAPEPQRRNGGFRKRSAGAG is encoded by the coding sequence ATGCCACAGAAGACGTTCGTCCACCTGCACAACCACTCCGATTATTCGCTGCTCGACGGCGCCATGAAGGCCAAGGCCATGGCCAAGCGCGCGGCGGCCCTCGGCATGCCCGCCCTGGCGCTCACGGATCACGGCAACATGTTCGGTGCGGTGGAGTTCTACCTGGCCTGCCGCAAGGTCGGGATCAAGCCCATCCTGGGCATGGAAGCCTACGTCGCGCCGGACCACAGCGAACGCTCCGACGATCCGCAGCGGCGTCCCCACCACACGGTCCTGCTGGCCCGCGACGAGACTGGCTGGCGCAACCTGATGAAGCTCTCCTCGCTCGGTTACCTGGAAGGTTTCTACTACAAGCCGCGTATCGACAAGGTGCAGCTCGACGCCCACCGCGCGGGGCTGGTGGCCCTGAGCGCATGCCTCTCGGGCGAGCCGTCGCGGGCGCTCAAGCGGGGAGACGTGGCCGCCGCCACGCGCGCCGCGGCGGAATACAAGGAGATCCTGGGGCGGGATCGCTATTTCCTCGAGATCCAGGACCACGGCATCGAGGCCGAGGCGCGCGTGCGGCGGCATATGCCGGAGGTCGCCCGCGCGGTCGGCGTGGGTGTGGTCTGCACGAACGACTGCCACTACCTCGAGCGCGAGCACGCCCAGGCCCACGACCTGCTGCTCTGCGTCGGCACCAACCGCCAGTTCGACGACCCCGGCCGCTGGCGCTACGACACCGACCAGATCTACCTGAAGTCCAGCGAGGAGATGCTGAAGCTCTTCCGGGACTGGCCCGAGGCCGCCGCCAACACGCTGCGCATCGCCGACATGTGCGATCTGGAGCTCAAGCTGGGTGAATTGCTCCTGCCTGCGTTCCCCCTGCCCGCGGGCTTCGACGACGAATTCGCGTATCTGCTGCATCTGGCGCGGGAAGGTCTGTCGCAGCGCTACGGCAAGATCACGCCCGGGCTGCAGGACCGCTTCGAGTACGAGATGAGGGTCATCAAGCAGACCGGATACGCGGGCTACTTCCTGATCGTGTGGGATTTCATCCGCGCCGCCCGCGAGAGACGCATCCCCGTGGGGCCCGGCCGCGGCTCGGCCGCAGGCAGTGTCGTTTGCTATAGCCTGCGCATAACCGACATAGATCCAATAGTCAACAATCTCCTGTTCGAGAGGTTTCTCAATCCAGAGCGGATCTCCATGCCGGATATCGACGTGGATTTCTGCTTCGAGAAGCGTCCCGAGATCATCCGCTACGTCATCGACAAGTACGGCAAGGACAACGTCTCGCAGATCATCACCTTCGGCACGATGGCCGCGCGCGGCGTCATCAAGGACCTGGCGAGGGTGCTCGGATTCAGCTTCGCCGAGGCGGAGAAGATCAGCAAGCTGGTGCCCGAAGGCCCCGGCGTCTCCTTGCGCGATTGCCTGGATTCGGTGCCGGGATTCAAGCAGGTGCGCAACGCATCACCCAAGCACGACATGCTGCTGCGCAACGCCCTGGTCCTGGAGGGCATGTCGCGGAACCCCGGCATCCACGCCGCCGGCGTGCTGATCACGCCGTCCCCGCTGATCGAGCATATTCCCCTGTTCAAGTCCACCAAGGACGACATCACCAGCCAGTTCGACATGCGCATGGTCGAGGCCATGGGACTGCTCAAGATGGATTTCCTGGGCCTGCGCACGCTCACGGTCATCGACAAGGCCCTCGATCTGGTGTACCGCACCACCGGCCGGCGTCTCACGCCCGAACAGATCCCCCAGGACGACCCGGGCACCTACGCCCTGCTGCAGGAGGGGCGCACCGTCGGCGTCTTCCAGCTCGAGAGTTCGGGCATGCAGGAACTGCTGCGCAAGATGCGCCCCACCGCCTTCGAGGACATCGTGGCCGTCAACGCCCTCTTCCGGCCGGGCCCGCTCGGCGCGGGCATGGACGAGGTCTACGTGAACTGCAAGCACGGGCGCCAGGCGATCCATTATCCCCATCCCGACCTCGAGCCGATCCTGAAGGGGACCTACGGCGTGATCCTGTACCAGGAACAGGTCATGCAGATCTCCTCGCTGCTCGGCGGGTTTTCCATGGGGCAGGCCGACACGCTGCGCAAGGCCATGGGCAAGAAGAAGCGCGAGATGATGGACAACCTGCGCGTGCTCTTCCTGAAGGGAGCGCAGGAGCGGGGCTACGAACGGGCCCTGGCCGAGAAGGTCTACGACGAGATGGCGTTCTTCGCCGAGTACGGCTTCAACAAGAGCCACTCGGCCAGCTACGCGGTGCTGTCCATCCAGACGGCCTGGCTCAAGGCGCACTACCCGGGTGAGTTCATGGCGGCGACGATGACCACCGAGATGAGCAAGTCGGACCGCGTAACGCAGCTGATCGACGAGGTGAAGCGCCTGGGCCTGCGGATCAATCCCCCCAGCGTGAACAAGCCGAGCAGCGAGTTCGAGGTGCGAGACGGCGAGATCATCTTCGGCATGGGGGCGGTCAAGCACGTCGGCGCCAAGGCCATCGAGGAGATCGCGGCCGTGCGCGGGACGCGGGAGTGCGACTTCACCGACCTGTACGAGTTCTGCGAACAGATCGACCTGGCGGCCGTCAACCGCAAGGTGCTCGAGAGTCTCGTCCACGCCGGGGCCCTGGACGATCTCGCCGGTCACCGCCGCCAGTTGATCGCCAACCTGGACCGCGCCATGCAGTACGGCAACCGCGTGGCAAGGGAGAAGGCCCAGGGGCAGGCCTCGCTCTTCGGCTCGGCGGTCGAGGCATCGACCCGCCCGACCGTGGACGATTGCTCGCCGTACGATCCCCTCGACGAACTGAGCCTGGAGCGCGCGGCCGTGGGGTTCTTCCTCTCCGGCCACCCCTTCCACGAGTACCGCGAGTTCATGGACAGCCTGCCCGTCTCCACCACCAGGCGCGCGGCGGGACTCGGCGACGGAGCCTGGGTCGACCTGGCGGGTGTCGTCACCTCGCTCACCGAGGCCCGGGACCGCAACAAGCGCCTCTACGCACGCTGCCATTTCGAGGACAAGCGCGGGCTGATCGAGATGATCGTCTACGCCGATCTCTACGAGCGGACCGCCGAGCTGGTCGGCAGCGATTCGATCCTCGTCGTCGGCGGCAGGGTGCGGGTCAAGACGGACGGCGTGCGCGAGATCGTGGCCGACCGCGTGGTGGCCGTCGACATGGCACTGCGCGACTGGACGGGCGAGGTCCTGCTCTCCCTGGACCTCGATGCCGCCGATCCGCAGGCCACCGAGCGGCTGGAGGAGTTCGTGCGCTGGGCGGCCCTGCCGGGCGTGGGAGAGGCCGGCGGTTCCCTCACGCCGCGGACTGTGCCGCTGCTGGTGGAGGTGTCCCGCGAGGGCAAGCGCTGGCTGTTGCGCTCCCGCACGCGGCAGGTGGCCTTGTCCCTGCATACACTGCGCCGCATGCGCGACCTGCCCGGCGTCGAGACGATCCGCATCCGTTGCGGTCTGCCCGCGCCCGAGCCGCAGCGCCGCAACGGAGGTTTCCGCAAGCGCTCGGCGGGAGCGGGTTGA
- a CDS encoding acetyl-CoA carboxylase carboxyltransferase subunit alpha: MNPKKTPWLDFEKPIVELEERIRTLEDSASLRGLDVTDEVARLRKRVQTLGRDIFEKLDPWQRVQLARHPRRPTTNHYIDHIFDGFTELHGDRGFRDDPSLVCGLAWLGERPLTVIGHQKGRDTKSNIHRNFGMAHPEGYRKALRIMEQSARFGRPIVTFIDTPGAYPGIGAEERGQGEAIARNLREMASLRVPILVFVTGEGGSGGALAIGIGDRVYMLENAIYSVISPEGCAAILWRDRAKAADAARAMKITAQDALRLGAIDAILPEPIGGAHRDYAAMALTIANRIRADLEELEEIDAQELVDQRLMKFLSMGIYNEAKPDD, encoded by the coding sequence ATGAACCCGAAGAAGACACCCTGGCTCGACTTCGAGAAACCGATCGTCGAACTGGAGGAGCGCATTCGCACCCTGGAGGATTCGGCCTCCCTGCGCGGCCTCGACGTGACCGACGAGGTCGCACGTCTGCGCAAGCGCGTCCAGACGCTGGGCCGTGATATCTTCGAGAAGCTGGACCCGTGGCAACGCGTCCAGCTGGCGCGGCATCCCCGCCGTCCCACCACCAACCACTACATCGACCATATCTTCGACGGCTTCACCGAGCTGCACGGCGATCGCGGCTTCCGGGACGATCCATCCCTGGTCTGCGGTCTAGCCTGGCTCGGCGAGAGGCCGCTGACGGTGATCGGCCACCAGAAGGGCCGCGACACCAAGTCCAACATCCACCGGAATTTCGGCATGGCCCACCCCGAGGGCTACCGCAAGGCGCTGCGCATCATGGAGCAGTCCGCGCGTTTCGGACGCCCCATCGTCACCTTCATCGACACGCCGGGCGCCTATCCGGGCATCGGCGCCGAGGAGCGCGGCCAGGGCGAGGCCATCGCCCGCAACCTGCGCGAGATGGCCTCGCTGCGGGTGCCCATCCTGGTGTTCGTGACGGGGGAGGGCGGCTCGGGCGGCGCCCTGGCCATCGGCATCGGCGACCGCGTCTACATGCTGGAGAACGCCATCTACAGCGTCATCAGCCCCGAGGGTTGCGCGGCCATCCTCTGGCGCGACCGCGCCAAGGCGGCCGACGCCGCGCGCGCCATGAAGATCACCGCGCAGGACGCCCTGCGTCTCGGCGCCATCGACGCCATCCTGCCCGAGCCCATCGGGGGCGCGCATCGCGATTACGCCGCCATGGCCCTGACCATCGCCAACCGCATCCGGGCCGATCTCGAGGAGCTGGAGGAGATCGATGCCCAGGAGCTCGTTGACCAGCGTCTGATGAAATTCCTGTCCATGGGGATCTACAACGAAGCGAAACCGGACGACTGA
- a CDS encoding Trm112 family protein, whose translation MLKPELLEILACPACKGQLRPLPDHSALDCPVCKLRYRVEDDIPIMLLDEAEPLPESKES comes from the coding sequence GTGCTGAAGCCCGAACTCCTGGAGATCCTGGCCTGCCCGGCCTGCAAGGGTCAGCTGCGTCCGCTGCCGGATCACAGCGCGCTGGATTGTCCGGTCTGCAAGCTTCGTTACAGGGTCGAGGACGACATACCGATCATGCTCTTGGACGAGGCGGAACCCCTGCCCGAGAGCAAGGAGTCCTGA